The Equus przewalskii isolate Varuska chromosome 5, EquPr2, whole genome shotgun sequence genome window below encodes:
- the TMEM52B gene encoding transmembrane protein 52B isoform X2, with product MSSSCLTTDWVHLWYIWLLVVIGALLLLCVLTSVCFRCCLSRQQNREDEGQPPYEVTVIAFDHDSTLQNSITSLQSAFGPSARRILAVTHSHSSLGHLPSSLDTLPGYEEALHMSRFTVARCEQRAPHLSPVLKEKQLPPTEKESPEIEHSSN from the exons ATGTCATCCAG TTGCCTGACCACAGATTGGGTACATCTCTGGTATATATG GTTGCTGGTGGTAATTGGTGCGCTGCTCCTCCTATGTGTCCTGACTTCTGTGTGCTTCCGCTGCTGTCTGAGTCGCCAGCAGAATAGGGAAGACGAGGGCCAGCCACCCTATGAAGTGACGGTCATCGCTTTTGATCATGACAGCACTCTCCAGAACTCAATCACTT CCCTGCAGTCAGCGTTTGGCCCTTCAGCTCGAAGAATCCTGGCGGTGACTCACTCCCACAGCTCCCTGGGCCATCTGCCCTCCTCTTTGGACACCCTCCCAGGGTACGAAGAAGCTCTTCACATGAGTCGCTTCACAGTTGCAAGGTGTGAGCAGAGAGCACCTCATTTATCcccagtgctgaaagaaaagcagCTGCCTCCAACAGAGAAAGAGTCTCCTGAAATAGAACACTCTTCAAATTGA
- the TMEM52B gene encoding transmembrane protein 52B isoform X1 translates to MGMQVRTVSASFLVYVIQLPWARCEENCINPEHCLTTDWVHLWYIWLLVVIGALLLLCVLTSVCFRCCLSRQQNREDEGQPPYEVTVIAFDHDSTLQNSITSLQSAFGPSARRILAVTHSHSSLGHLPSSLDTLPGYEEALHMSRFTVARCEQRAPHLSPVLKEKQLPPTEKESPEIEHSSN, encoded by the exons ATGGGAATGCAAGTCCGCACCGTGTCTGCCTCTTTCCTTGTGTATGTCATCCAG CTTCCTTGGGCAAGATGTGAGGAGAACTGTATCAATCCTGAACA TTGCCTGACCACAGATTGGGTACATCTCTGGTATATATG GTTGCTGGTGGTAATTGGTGCGCTGCTCCTCCTATGTGTCCTGACTTCTGTGTGCTTCCGCTGCTGTCTGAGTCGCCAGCAGAATAGGGAAGACGAGGGCCAGCCACCCTATGAAGTGACGGTCATCGCTTTTGATCATGACAGCACTCTCCAGAACTCAATCACTT CCCTGCAGTCAGCGTTTGGCCCTTCAGCTCGAAGAATCCTGGCGGTGACTCACTCCCACAGCTCCCTGGGCCATCTGCCCTCCTCTTTGGACACCCTCCCAGGGTACGAAGAAGCTCTTCACATGAGTCGCTTCACAGTTGCAAGGTGTGAGCAGAGAGCACCTCATTTATCcccagtgctgaaagaaaagcagCTGCCTCCAACAGAGAAAGAGTCTCCTGAAATAGAACACTCTTCAAATTGA